The DNA sequence AGCAGGCTAGTAGATAATGGGCCAGTGTAGATTACCGCAGGCTAGTAGATAATGACCCAGTGTAGATTACAGCAGGCTAGTAGATAGACCCAGTATAGATTACAGCAGGCTAGTAGATAATGGCCCAGTGTAGATTACAGCAGGCTAGTAGATAATGGGCCAAACCCCTGGTTTGAGAAATGTTGTCGTTTTAAATATCACATAGCCCCATGGCTAGTACACATTTCAGTCTAGTAGCTCGGCTGGCCAGTAGCCCGGCTGGCCAGTAGCCCGTCTGTCCAGTAGCCCGTAGCCCGTCTGGCCAGTAGCCCGGCTGGCCAGTAGCTTGGCTGTCCAGTAGCCCGACCGGCCAGTAGCCCGTCTGGCCAGTAGCCCGGCTGGCCAGTGGCCCGTAGCCCGTCTGGCCGGTAGCCAGGCTGGCCAGTAGCCCGTCTGTCCAGTAGCCCGTCTGGCCAGTAGCTCGGCTGGCCAGTAGCCCGGCTGGCCAGTAGCCTCCTGGTTAGGAGTCAGCAGAATCATTGTGTTGGAGTGTCTAGTGTCAGTGGGACCAGCTTCCAAATGCTCCTGCCAGTCAACATTATGATGTAATCCAGAAGGGAGTTGAACCATCAACTCTCTGGTGCAAGTGCCAGTGTTAGTCCCACGGGGTTTGAACCGTTGGGCCAGAATGGAGactgttagcctgctgagctaaagcctagacaTGACCTCTAGGAGTCAACACATCCTCAGCTGTCAGGCACGAAGAGTCACTGACTGAACCAACTCTcttccgctgtgtgtgtgtgtgtgtgtgtgtgtgtgtgtgtgtgtgtgtgtgtgtgtgtgtgtgtgtgtgtgtgtgtgtgtgtgtgtgtgtgtgtgtgtgtgtgtgtgtgtgtgtgtgtgtgtgtgtgtgtgtgtgtgtgtgatgtgtgtgtgtgtgtgtgtgtgtgtgtgtgtgtgtgtgtgtgtgtgtgtgtgtgtgtgtgtgtgtgtgtgtgtgtatgtgtatgtgtatgtgtgtgtgtgtgtgtgtgtgtgtgtgtgtgtgtgtgtgtgtatgtgtgtatgtgtgtgtgtgtgtgtgtgtgtgtgtgtgtgtgtgtgtgtgtgtgtgtgtcagtacatgAGGACTTCAGCGGTGACGGTTGGCTGTTCAGACTGTTTCTTGCTCTGTGGTTTGGGCAGTTTGATCCGGCTCATCGCCACGACGACACACACCACACCGTGCGTAGCGACGCTGGCCACGCCCAGCCAGAAGGACCAATCAAGTCGCTCATCCAGAACGGAGAAATGGAAAAGAGACTCCTGGTAGTTAGAGACTCGTTCCGTTAACCGGTGATGTCGGACGGCAGCTAAGAAACACAGGACAGCTAACGACCCAAACACTcctggaggaaaggagaggagaggagaggagaggagagggagaggaggggagggggaggggaggaggggaggggagaggagaggagaggagaggagaggagaggagaggagaggagaggagagggagaggagaggagaggagaggagaggagaggagaggagaggagaggagaggagaggagagggagaggagaggagaggagaggagaggagaggagaggagaggagaggaaaggagaggagaggagaggagaggagaggaggggaggggagaggagaggagagatggtcaggtggtgtgtgtgtgtgtgtgtgtgtgtgtgtgtgtgtgtgtgtgtgtgtgtgtgtgtgtgtgtgtgtgtgtgtgtgtgtgtgtgtgtgtgtgtgtgtgtgtgtgtgtgtgtgtgtgtgtgtgtgtgtgtgtgtgtgtgtgtgtgtgtgtgtgtgtgtgtgtgtgtgtgtgtacctgctatGGTGTTCCAGATGTAGAGTCCAGCGGGGCCTTTAATGCTCTGATAGGGAACCTGGAACACAGAGAGTTacactataacaccacacacacaccacacacacacacacacacactataacacacacacacacacacacacacacacacacacccaccacagagCCCCTACCTTGCGAGCGTTgtagatagagaaggagaggctGAGCAGAGCGAACCCCACGGCCACCAACAGGAAGATAATCACCATCACATGGAGACCTGTGTTCAGGGTCTGTACCAGAGTAGGgaagactggacacacacacacacacacacacacacacacacacacacacacacacacactcgtcaaTCTGTCTATCTACAGCTGTCCACGCTGCACCTCAATCTGTCCACGCTGCACCTCAATCTGTCTATCTACAGCTGTCCACGCTGCACCTCAATCTGTCCACGTTGCACCTCAATCTGTCTATCTACAGCTGTCCACGCTGCACCTCAATCTGTCCACGCTGCACCTCAATCTGTCTAGGAGCTAGCTACAACAAGCTCGTTAGCTGGCTAACTGTAACCCTGCATCAAGTAatgtttaataatgtttacataccctacattactcatctcatatgtatatactgtactctataccatctactgcatcttgcctgtgccgttcggccatcgctcattcatatatttatatgtacatattcatattcatccCTCTACACTTGTCTGTACaaggtacattttacatttgacattttagtcatttagcagacgctcttatccagagcgacttacagtagtgaatgcatacatttcatacatatatttatatgtagttgttgtgaaattgttaggttatattacttgttagatattactgcacggtcggaactagaaacacaagcatttcactacactcgcattaacatctgcatgtgaccaataacatctgctaaccatgtgtatggaccaatacaaTATGATTTTTAACGTTAGCTACTAGCTGTATGGCTgtctgttagctagctgctactactactactgttagctagctgctactactactactactactactactgttagctagctgctactactactactactactactgttagctagctgctactactactactactactgttagctagctgctactactactaccactactactgttagctagctgctactactactactactactactactgttagctagctgctactactactactactactgttagctagctgctactactactactactactactgttagctagctgctactactactactactactactgttagctagctgctactactactactactactactgttagctagctgctactactactactactactactgttagctagctgctgctactactactactactgttagctagctgctgctactactactactactgttagctagctgctactactactactactactcactgttagctagctgctactactactactactgttagctagctgctactactactactactactactactgttagctagctgctactactactactactgttagctagctgctactactactactactactactgttagctagctgctactactactactactgttagctagctgctactactactactgctactgttagctagctgctactactactactacaattgttaactagctgctactactactactactactattgttagctagctgctactactactactattgttagctagctgctactactactactgctactgttagctagctgctactactactactaacccccctaaaactgttagctagctgctactactactactactactactactactactactactgttagctagctgctactactactactgctactgttagctagctgttactactactactactactactgttagctagctgctactactactactactactactgttagctagctgctactactaccactgttagctagctgctactactactactgctactgttagctagctgctactactactactactactactgttagctagctgctactactactactgctactgttagctagctgctactactactactactactgttagctagctgctactactactactacaactactgttaGCTAGTCGCTACTAtatcccccataacagtctgtagtagatatccccataacagtctgtagtagatatccctccataacagtctgtagtagatatccccataacagtctgtagtagatatccccataacagtctgtagtagatatccccccataacagtctgtagtagatatcccccataacagtctgtagtagatatccccataacagtctgtagtagatatccccccataacagtctgtagtagatatccccataacagtctgtagtagatatccccataacagtctgtagtagatatccccataacagtctgtagtagatatccctccataacagtctgtagtagatatccccataacagtctgtagtagatatccccataacagtctgtagtagatatccctcataacagtctgtagtagatatctccataacagtctgtagtagatatccccataacagtctgtagtagatatctccataacagtctgtagtagatatccccccataacagtctgtagtagatatccccataacagtctgtagtacatatccccccataacagtctgtagtagatatccccataacagtctgtagtagatatccacataacagtctgtagtagatatccctccataacagtctgtagtagatatccccataacagtctgtagtagatatccccataacagtctgtagtagatatccccataacagtctgtagtagatatccctcaTAACaatctgtagtagatatcccccataacagtctgtagtagtatcctccataacagtctgtagtagatatcccccataacagtctgtagtagatatccccataacagtctgtagtagatatcccccataacagtctgtagtagatatccccatagcagtctgtagtagatatccccataacagtctgtagtagatatccccccataacagtctgtagtagatatcccccataacagtctgtagtagatatccccataacagtctgtagtagatatcccccataacagtctgtagtagatatcccccataacagtctgtagtagatatccctccataacagtctgtagtagatatcccccataacagtagatatcccccataacagtctgtagtagatatccccataacagtctgtagtagatatcccccataacagtctgtagtagatatccccataacagtctgtagtagatatccccataacagtctatagtagatatccccataacagtctgtagtagatatccctccataacagtctgtagtagatatccccataacagtctgtagtagtatcctccataacagtctgtagtagatatcccccataacagtctgtagtagatatccccataacagtctgtagtagatatcccccataacagtctgtagtagatatccccatagcagtctgtagtagatatccccataacagtctgtagtagatatccccccataacagtctgtagtagatatccccataacagtctgtagtagatatccccccataacagtctgtagtagatatccccataacagtctgtagtagatatccccccataacagtctgtagtagatatccccccataacagtctgtagtagatatccctccataacagtctgtagtagatatcccccataacagtagatatcccccataacagtctgtagtagatatccccataacagtctgtagtagatatcccccataacagtctgtagtagatatccccataacagtctgtagtagatatccccataacagtctatagtagatatccccataacagtctgtagtagatatccctccataacagtctgtagtagatatccccataacagtctgtagtagatatcccccataacagtctgtagtagatatccccataacagtctgtagtagatatccccataacagtctatagtagatatccccataacagtctgtagtagatatccctccataacagtctgtagtagatatccctccataacagtctgtagtagatatccccataacagtctgtagtagatatccccataacagtctgtagtagatatcccccataacagtctgtagtagatatcccccataacagtctgtagtagatatccccataaaagtctgtagtagatatccccataacagtctgtagtagatatccccataacagtctgtagtggatatctccataacagtctgtagtagacatcccccataacagtctgtagtagatatccccataacagtctgtagtagatatccccataacagtctgtagtagatatccccataacagtctgtagtagatatccccataacagtctgtagtagatatccctccataacagtctgtagtagatatccccataacagtctgtagtagatatcccccataacagtctgtagtagatatcccccataacagtctgtagtagatatccccataacagtctgtagtagatatcccccataacagtctgtagtagatatcccccccataacagtctgtagtagatatccccccataacagtctgtagtagatatccccataacagtctgtagtagatatcccccataacactctgtagtagatatcccccataacagtctgtagtagatatccccataacagtctgtagtagatatcccccataacagtctgtagtagatatccccataacagtctgtagtagatatccccataacagtctgtagtagatatcccccatagcagtctgtagtagatatcccccataacagtctgtagtagatatcccccataacagtctgtagtagatatcccccataacagtctgtagtagatatccccataacagtctgtagtagatatcccccataacagtctgtagtagatatcccccataacagtctgtagtagatatccccccataacagtctgtagtagatatcccccataacagtctgtagtagatatccccataacagtctgtagtagatatcccccataacagtctgtagtagatatcccccataacagtctgtagtagatatcccccataacagtctgtagtagatatccccataacagtctgtagtagatatcccccataacagtctgtagtagatatccccataacagtctgtagtagatatccccataacagtagATATCCTCCTTACTGTATATCTTGGCGCTGCGGTTTCCCAGTCCACACCTCCTGGTCTTCTGACCCTGGAACAACCCGTAGTAAATGTATCCCGTGAACTTGTCCAGTTCAGAACAGTTGGCGCTGACCAGCTCTGCTCCGGTACCGCAAAGGATCCTCCCGCTGACCCAACGCTCCGTCGCCAGCGCCGCCAGCAGCAGAGTGGCGGAGAGCACGCAGAGTAGCGTCGCCAAGGAAAAGGTCAAACGTTTCCACGGCGACGGCATGGCGTGCAGGTCTGTCAGGGGTTGCCTCGCTGAAACGCGCCGGGGGTTTTTAGATAAACAaccacaacaataacaacaatttttttttttttttaaatccacctCCATGTCTTGACGTTCATCTCTTCACGCAGCTACAGGAGAGAGGAAGTGGCGGCGCCGGTAGGGTGTCCTCTCGTCTCATCTCGTCCCGGCGCTTCCTGTCTTACAGGAAACAGAGAGAGCATGGGAACACCTCACAGGCATAACCGAGGGTCTGATCATCCCAGCCAGTCCGGAGTTGTTCTTTCAGTCGGTCGGTCCGTTGGTCATAACATCAAAACGCTGTGAAGTGAAGTGGAACAGCTGGTTGTGAGAGCCGGTGGAGTGGCTGCCGTTATTAAGAGCTGAGATCCAGTCTGTTGTTGGTCAGATCAGAGGGATCTGTTACAGACAGGAAGAAACTCTATCCCAGCAGGCTGTAGGGCTGCTAGTCACTGGGCTACATGCTGCCCTACTAACaacacccctccttctctctctctctctctctctctctctctctctctctctctctcctctctctctctctctctctctctctctctctctctctcatccactcttcaccctcctctctctccttctctttatctcatccaccctcccctctctctctctctcttctccctctcttatcctctctctctcaccctcccctctctctctctctcatccatctctctcttcaccctcccctctctctctccccctctctgtctctcttctccctctcttatcctctctctctctcaccctcccctctctctctcccctctctgtctctcttctccctctcttatcctctctctctctcaccctcccctctctctctccccctctctgtctctcttctttaaAACCAGTCTTAAAGGATCTTGGCTGTGTATATTCTACCGTCAGGTCCTGATCACAGCTGAATTCTGTAAAAATATACTTTGTGTACAATGCAAAAGCCCAAccaatgcagagcagaattaggacgataCCCGCTGTTtatcaaaatacagaaaagagaTGTTagattctacaaccacctaaaaggaagcgattcccaaaccttccttaacaaagccatcacctacagagagatgaacctggagaagagtccccctcagcaagctggtcctggggctctgttcacaaacacaaacagaccccacagagccccaggacagcaacacaattagacccaaccaaatcatgagaaaacaaaaagataattacttgacacattggaaagagttaaccaaaaaaacagagcaaactagaatgttatttgtccctaaacagagaggacacagtggcagaatacctgaccactgtgactgacccaatattaaggaaagctttgactatgtactatggactcagtgagcatagccttgctattgagaaaggccgccgtaggcagacctgggctctcaagagaagacaggctacgtGCAACACtgaccacaaaatgaggtggaaactgagctgcacttcctaacttcctgccaaatgtatgaccatattagagacacatatttccctcagattacacagatccacaaagaattagaaatcAAACCCAATCTtgttaaactcccatatctactgggtgaaataccacagtgtgacatcacagcagcaagatgtgtgacctgatgctacaagaaaaggtcaaccagtgaagaacaaacaccattgtaaatacaacccatatttatgtttatttatttaaccttttgtactttaactatttacacattgttactgtacatagccaataataaaacatttgaaatgtctatgtttactgttaatttcccttttgtttattgtttattccatttgcttTGGCGATGTAAACATtatgtttcccataccaataaagccctttgaattgaaagacagcaagagagggagagagagagagagagagagagagagagagagagagagagagagagagagagagagagagagagagagagagagagagagagacagagagagagagagagagagacagagagggagagagagagagacagagagacagagagagacagagggagagagacagagagagaaagagagagagacagagagagagagagagagagagagagagatgccaagAACACTTTCTTCTGTTCCAGTGTGTTTAATGGCtctagaacgtgtgtgtgtgtgtgtgtgtgtgtgtgtgtgtgtgtgtgtgtgtgtgtgtgtgtgtgtgtgtgtgtgtgtgtgtgtgtgtgtgtgtgtgtgtgtgtgtgtgtgtgtgtgtgtgtgtgtgtgtgtgtgtgtgtgtgtgtgtgtgtgtgtgtgtgtgtgtgtgtgtgtgtgtgtgtgtgtgtgtgtgtgtgtgtgtgcgtgtgcgtgtgcgtgcgtgcgtgtgtgtgtgtgggtgttaacCTTTAGCTGCTGTTTTGGTGTAATTGATTATTTATTGATGAGACTTGACCTTTATGATGCTCAGTGTTCCTGAACGACttcccttcctgtctgtctgccagtcatacagtatataataatatacagaagacacttcctgtctgtcttctcaggatccctccctctgttctggtccagatctactactacaccactcctctctgttctggtccagatctactactacaccactcctctctgttctggtccagatctactactacaccactcctctcaggatccctccctctgttctggtacagatctactactacaccactcctctctgttctggtccagatctactactacaccactcctctctgttctggtacagatctactactacaccactgtctctctccaccctgtctgtctctctccaccctgtctgtgtctctccaccctgtctgtgtctctccaccctgtctgtgtctctcgaccctgtctgtgtctctccaccctgtctgtctctctccaccctgtctgtctctctccaccctgtctgtgtctctccaccctgtctgtgtctctccaccctgtctgtgtctctcgaccctgtctgtgtctctccaccctgtctgtgtctctccaccctgtctgtgtctctccaccctgtctgtctctctccaccctgtctgtgtctctccaccctgtctgtctctctccaccctgtctgtgtctctccaccctgtctgtgtctctccaccctgtcatttacctctaccctcagtatccactcctttcacatttacctctaccctcagtatccactcctttcacatttacctctaccctcagtatccactcctttcacatttacctctaccctcagtatccactcctttcacatttacctctaccctcagtatccactcctttcacatttacctctaccctcagtatccactcctttcacatttacctctaccctcagtatccactcctttcacatttacctctaccctcagtatccactcctttcacatttacctctacccccagtatccactcctttcacatttacctctacccccagtatccactcctttcacatttacctctaccctcagtatccactcctttcacatttacctctaccctcagtatccactcctttcacatttacctctacccccagtatccactcctttcacatttacctctaccctcagtatccactcctttcacatttacctctaccctcagtatccactcctttcacatttacctctaccccagtatccactcctttcacatttacctctaccctcagtatccactcctttcacatttacctctaccctcagtatccactcctttcacatttacctctaccctcagtatccactcctttcacatttacctctaccctcagtatccactcctttcacatttacctctaccctcagtatccactcctttcacatttacctctaccctcagtatccactcctttcacatttacctctaccctcagtatccactcctttcacatttacctctaccccagtatccactcctttcacatttacctctaccctcagtatccactcctttcacatttacctctaccctcagtatccactcctttcacatttacctctaccctcagtatccactcctttcacatttacctctaccctcagtatccactcctttcacatttacctctaccctcagtatccactcctttcacatttacctctaccctcagtatccactcctttcacatttacctctaccctcagtatccactcctttcacatttacctctaccccagtatccactcctttcacatttacctctaccctcagtatccactcctttcacatttacctctaccctcagtatccactcctttcacatttacctctaccccagtatccactcc is a window from the Salmo salar unplaced genomic scaffold, Ssal_v3.1, whole genome shotgun sequence genome containing:
- the LOC123733076 gene encoding clarin-2, giving the protein MEVDLKKKKNCCYCCGCLSKNPRRVSARQPLTDLHAMPSPWKRLTFSLATLLCVLSATLLLAALATERWVSGRILCGTGAELVSANCSELDKFTGYIYYGLFQGQKTRRCGLGNRSAKIYIFPTLVQTLNTGLHVMVIIFLLVAVGFALLSLSFSIYNARKVPYQSIKGPAGLYIWNTIAGVFGSLAVLCFLAAVRHHRLTERVSNYQESLFHFSVLDERLDWSFWLGVASVATHGVVCVVVAMSRIKLPKPQSKKQSEQPTVTAEVLMY